A portion of the Gemmatimonadales bacterium genome contains these proteins:
- a CDS encoding RpiB/LacA/LacB family sugar-phosphate isomerase, producing VAVARAVVDGRAWRGIMVDGAGIGSSMAANKVPGVRAALCYDLTTAANAREHNDANVLTLGGTLIGTRLAADIVRAFLATPFGGGRHQKRVEKINRLDSGRG from the coding sequence CGTTGCTGTTGCCAGAGCCGTAGTGGACGGCCGGGCCTGGCGGGGGATCATGGTGGACGGCGCGGGGATCGGAAGCTCGATGGCGGCCAACAAGGTGCCCGGCGTGCGCGCGGCCCTATGCTACGACCTCACCACCGCTGCCAACGCGCGGGAACACAACGATGCCAACGTACTCACTTTGGGCGGCACGCTGATAGGCACGCGGCTTGCTGCTGACATAGTGCGCGCGTTCCTCGCCACTCCCTTCGGGGGAGGACGGCATCAGAAACGAGTGGAGAAGATCAACCGACTCGATTCCGGCCGCGGCTAG